CAGCACCATGAAAATAAGGCAGGCAGTATATTTTTTTTTTAGCATATCCCTTTATTTAAATGTTGTCCTGCAAATAGTTTATCTGGTAATGATAAGTTTTTTTACATCGGACGAACTTCTTCCTTGCTGGTCAGTTACATGAACCCGATACAGATACATTCCGGATTCGAGCAGTTGCCCGGTGGCGTTGGTTCCATCCCAGCGCAAAGGGTCGTAACTAAATGCTGTGCTGGTTTTGTATTGCTGAATTACAGCAACCTGTCGTCCGGAAAGATCATAGATTTCAATGCTCACATCCAATTCGCTGTTGGCTTTGTTGTGATTAAAAGTGAAATACGTTTCATCATGAAAGGGGTTGGGGTAGTTTTTCAGGCTTTCGATGGCCAGTTCATTTTGATTGATCACCCTGAATGTCAGCATCGCTTCGGATGAATTGTTGAATACATCCCAGATTTTGAACTTTAATTCATGTGTTCCTGATGGCAGATTGGTAAAAGGGAAAAGAACAGTTCCGTAGCGAAACCCACCGAAATCGGCTTCATAAAAGTCGTTCAGAATAAACGGATTTTCAGCATCACCGTTTAACACTGCAGTAATATCGTGGCCGATACTGTTACCAACGGCATTAATACCGCTATCGTCGTACACACGTGCCAAAAGAACAGGATTTTCGTTGGTAACGTCTCCGTTTCTAAATGTTTCATCATTCATAAAAAGGTCAATATCAGGGCCTGTTATGTCAATTTGCGAAGTGTTGTCAAATCCTCCAATAATGATGTTTTGATAAAAACCACTGGCACAAACACTTTCGTTATCAGCGAAAAAGCTGATTTTTCCGGGTCCGAACTCGTAAGCGATATCTTTAGGCACCATAAAAGAGAAACTAAAATTCCCGTCAACCACCTGTGTTCTGCCGTTAAAAAGCGTATTGCGGCGGAGCATAAATGATCTGGTAGAACTTCCCGGGTCTTGTCCAAGTGTAAATACCTCTGATTCTTTATCGAAAACGGTGGCATGAAGCACGCCATTAAAGTCGGAAACCACGCTTTTAAATTCATCAGTAATTCTTCCGGCAACAGTCACCAGGGATAGGGCTCTGAGTGTGTCGGGAGCTGACGATTCGAACGTCTCATTTTGATTTATTGCTGTTGTTTCAACATTATAATAAGAGTAAGCCATTTGGAGTGCCGGATCGCCGATCAACAGGAATTTCTTGTCATTTGGTCCGCCGGAACTTTCCCCTTTGGCCAGCCTGATGAGGTCGCCGAGGGCATAAGGATTTCCGTCATTCCGCTCGAAGGCATATTTATAAATTCCCCTGTTGAGGCTCAGGTTGGACGACCCGAATGTAAGTCTTGCTGTAGTGAAAAGTGCTATACCGCCTCCTATGGGGTTCAGGAATACATACTCACCGGCAGATATTCTTCCCGGGTCGTCATATCTGGCAAATTCGCAGGTAGCAGTGATGAAGATGGAAAGCTTGTCGTAATTTGTCCAACTGTTGATGTCGGCCACTTCGAGGATGCGTTCGTGTGCCCATCCTAACTCACCCCCGTGCCCGGTATAATTCATAATCAGTGTCCCCTTATCCAGTCGCGAGTTGATGGCTTTGTTCACAGCGGGATACCGCTGCCCGCCTGTGGTTGATTCCTGCAGGTAAGAGTCAATGTAGATTTTGTCAACGTTGTAATTTCTGTATGTAGTGTCAACAAATACGGCGAGTTGTTCTGCCTGGTTCAGGTGGGCATTTTGATTTTCATCATCAGCAACAAAAGTTACAACATTACGCCAGTTTCCAAATTTTGAAGGAGATGTAGCATAGTGAATCACTTTATCCACGGCCATTTTGGCTTCATCCGGCGTTCTCACCACAAAGCGGCCAATGCCAATGTCGAGCATGTCGTTAGCACCGGTTCCCTCATTGGGGTCGAGGTACCCGAAATAATCATCCGTAGCATATGAATTGACATAATGTAAAGAGTTAGATGACTGGAAGGTAGGCACATAATTCGTGTTATCGTTTAACCGCACTTTGAAATCGTAGGAAGCATCGCCGAAAAGCAAAAGATAGCGCGGTTTTATTCCAGAATCACCCCGCTCATAAAGTAACTTCATAAAATCCCTGATGGCGGTAATGTCCTGAGCTCCGGAAGAAAACTCGTTGTAAACCTGTTCGGGTGTTACCACAATCGTTTCGAGGTTGGAATAAGACCTGTGAAATTCAGCAAGGCGATTGGCTTGTTCAAGGAAATCGGGATGTGAAACAATGACATATTCTATGTCTGACAAGCCATGAAGATTTTGGTTGGGCACCTTACCTACAGTTTGCACATCATATAGAGTGGTGCCATCAGAAGCTATAAACTCTTTGAGTTCTTCCGTTGGAAGTTTAAAGCTCATTGTGTTACCTGATAATGCAGCCTGCACTTGTTTGATGTTATGCGGGTCGGTTATCTCCCATATGGTTACCCCGGCATTTGCATTGTTCAGCCGGAATTCAGTTACCTTATTGCTCCCAAAGGAAAGCAAATCTCTGAAAGCCATCTGTCCACCGGAGAAAGCGGAGTTGCGCACAACATTCAGCTCGAGATAATCAAGCCAACCTGTTGCGCTGCCTGCCGTTTTATTGTATTTAATGTTAATGTTAACATTGTCGCTGCCCGCTAAAAAGTTCATTTCACCAATTCCATCGCGGGCATACTGGCCTTCAGGATTATCCGGTGTGCCATTGATGGTAAGGATGAGGGGTTCAATACCGGTGATCGTTGCAGCGAATGTGCTCGAAAGGACTGATTTGGCAATAGCCCTGAACCTGAAATGTTGCTGAGCGTCGGTTTTTAGGTTTGGAAAGTTAAAAGCGTAGTTGTAGCTTGTAATCAGATCGAAGATCTCACCATACCATTCCCTCCCTGATTTGATCAGATTGACCTGGTCTAACTCGTGAAACTGATAATCGTTGAAAGTTGTTGAAATGTAATTGTGCGTCTCGGTAGTGGATTGAGCAGGTGTTATCCTCTTCCCGGGGCCTAAATCAGCAGTGACGTAATAATATGAGTAATCTGAATAAACATGCTTTTCATGAAAAAACCTCATTGTTTGGGGGTCAAATTTCCAGACATCCGGCCCGATCCCATAGAACACCAGGTAATCTCCCTGGTTAAAAGATCCGTCGCCACCATCCATCACAGCGATCGAAGTTTCCTGGAGATCGACAAACCGGGAAGTGGAATTTTTCTCTGGTAACATTCCGCCACCATTCCCATAAACACGGATATTGGAAGAGCTCAACCCCGAAACATTCATTCCCATTTCAGCAAGTTGAGCATAAGTAACTTTAAAAAGTCCTGTCTTATCAATTTTGATTTTGAACCAGTTTCCGTTGGCAAGCACCGATTGATCAACAAAACTTGTTTTTGCCATTCCTGTTTCATGAAATCCATTGGATTTCAATATAAGTTCTCCTGAAACCAGTTTTTCAACTTTTCCTGAAACCGGATTGATTCTGAATGGCGAAAAGCCAACAACAGCAAAGGTCTCGCCACGGGATATTGCTAAATCGGCCTGAACAGAAATCTCTTCCTGATGCAAAGGTATCGTGCTGAGCCAGCGCAGTTCTTCGTTGCTTAGCTGAACAAAAACTGGGTTGATCAAACCAACTTCAACAGCCAGGGGCTGCCCCTCCAGGCGAATGCGCTTTTGAAAATAGGGGGTCAGGTGTTCACTATGATCATATTTTGCATCAATAAAACTGAGGTACTTGTAATGGTTAGTTTCTGAAACACGCACTTCAACCGGCTGATTCCATTG
This window of the Bacteroidales bacterium genome carries:
- the porU gene encoding type IX secretion system sortase PorU — translated: MKYLIILIFHLLIFLNSHIVTGQEFLVPITIQWNQPVEVRVSETNHYKYLSFIDAKYDHSEHLTPYFQKRIRLEGQPLAVEVGLINPVFVQLSNEELRWLSTIPLHQEEISVQADLAISRGETFAVVGFSPFRINPVSGKVEKLVSGELILKSNGFHETGMAKTSFVDQSVLANGNWFKIKIDKTGLFKVTYAQLAEMGMNVSGLSSSNIRVYGNGGGMLPEKNSTSRFVDLQETSIAVMDGGDGSFNQGDYLVFYGIGPDVWKFDPQTMRFFHEKHVYSDYSYYYVTADLGPGKRITPAQSTTETHNYISTTFNDYQFHELDQVNLIKSGREWYGEIFDLITSYNYAFNFPNLKTDAQQHFRFRAIAKSVLSSTFAATITGIEPLILTINGTPDNPEGQYARDGIGEMNFLAGSDNVNINIKYNKTAGSATGWLDYLELNVVRNSAFSGGQMAFRDLLSFGSNKVTEFRLNNANAGVTIWEITDPHNIKQVQAALSGNTMSFKLPTEELKEFIASDGTTLYDVQTVGKVPNQNLHGLSDIEYVIVSHPDFLEQANRLAEFHRSYSNLETIVVTPEQVYNEFSSGAQDITAIRDFMKLLYERGDSGIKPRYLLLFGDASYDFKVRLNDNTNYVPTFQSSNSLHYVNSYATDDYFGYLDPNEGTGANDMLDIGIGRFVVRTPDEAKMAVDKVIHYATSPSKFGNWRNVVTFVADDENQNAHLNQAEQLAVFVDTTYRNYNVDKIYIDSYLQESTTGGQRYPAVNKAINSRLDKGTLIMNYTGHGGELGWAHERILEVADINSWTNYDKLSIFITATCEFARYDDPGRISAGEYVFLNPIGGGIALFTTARLTFGSSNLSLNRGIYKYAFERNDGNPYALGDLIRLAKGESSGGPNDKKFLLIGDPALQMAYSYYNVETTAINQNETFESSAPDTLRALSLVTVAGRITDEFKSVVSDFNGVLHATVFDKESEVFTLGQDPGSSTRSFMLRRNTLFNGRTQVVDGNFSFSFMVPKDIAYEFGPGKISFFADNESVCASGFYQNIIIGGFDNTSQIDITGPDIDLFMNDETFRNGDVTNENPVLLARVYDDSGINAVGNSIGHDITAVLNGDAENPFILNDFYEADFGGFRYGTVLFPFTNLPSGTHELKFKIWDVFNNSSEAMLTFRVINQNELAIESLKNYPNPFHDETYFTFNHNKANSELDVSIEIYDLSGRQVAVIQQYKTSTAFSYDPLRWDGTNATGQLLESGMYLYRVHVTDQQGRSSSDVKKLIITR